The Nicotiana tomentosiformis unplaced genomic scaffold, ASM39032v3 Un00003, whole genome shotgun sequence nucleotide sequence AATTGACCCCAGGTACTTGAAGCTCCCTTTCTGGGGGATGACTTGAGAGTCAAGCCTCACTTCTATGTCCGCTTCACCCGGCACACCGCTAAACTTGAACTCCACGTATTCAATCTtagtcctgctcagcttgaatcCTTTAGACTCAAGGGTCCGTCTCCAAGCCTCCAACCCCTCGTTAACACCGCCCCGCATCTCATCAATTAGAACTATATCATcggcgaataacatacaccatggcacctccccttgaatatggtatgTCAGTGCGTCCATCGTCAAAGCAAATAAGAACGGGATGAGTTGCCCCCCACTATACTAACCCGGGAAATGCTCTGAGTTGCCCCCCCACTAtactaacccgagtcttagctccatcatacatatccttaatcaccctaatataAGCCACCAGAACACCTTTTACCTCCAGGAATCTCCAAAGAACTTCCTTAGGTACCGTGTCATAAGCTttttctaggtcaataaacaccatatgtAAATCCTTCCTCATATCCatgtacagttccaccaacctccgAATAAGATGGATCGCTTCCGTAGTGGAACAACCAGGCATGAACCCAAACTAGTTATCGGATATCGTCACCAGCCTCCTCACCCTCTCTTCCACTACCccctcccacactttcatggtatgacgcAGTAGCTTGATGCCCCTATAGTTGTTACAGTTCTGCATATCGCCTTTGTTCTTGTATAGCGGAATCATAGTACTCCACCTCAATTCCTCTGGCATCTCCTTCGCCTTGGAAATAACATTAAATAGCCCAGTTAGCCACTCCAATCCTGCTCTACCCACATACCTCCGAAATTCCACTGGAATTTCATCTGGCCCTGTCACTCTGCCCCTgttcatcttacgcatagccccaaCAACCTCCTCGACTCTAATGCGCCTACAGTAGCTGAAATCTCGGTGACACTCGGAGTGCTCCAATTccttaccatgacaatgatattataattaataaaaatggcacgacatcacccttcgtgcttttacactcttccttaccatgaaaataataatataaatttggaagagtatttaaatgcggggatatacacttatcaatcaattccaTACCAAAATACTGACTTTACCTTCCAAAATATtgaacaataattaaatgaataataatatcacgaataatgatcaaataatcaataataaacttaagcaagagtatcttaattaaataaacaattattcacaataaacaaattccacccgcatgctttgacttaactataatgcataagtactcgtcacctcacatatacgatgtacccgcatattaaatcatgtagcaaatagacaattaagtcctactccctcaagtcaagattaaccacgacacttacctcgctttgcaaccaaattcaagaaccCAATAAACTTTTTCCTCACAAATTCATGTCGagaatcctcaaatctagtcataaacaattcaatatactcaatagaAATCATAGGAagtaattccatatgaatttgataatttttcggattaaaatttgaaaatcatataaaacatgacagtggggctcacgtctcgaatctcgaaaaaacttacgaaatctgaacacccgttccgagacgagtccaaccatacaaaatttaacaaattccgatgtcaaatggaccttcaaatcttaatttttcattttacgAAAATTTTACAAAAcaccaatttcttccatctaaatctgaaataaatgatgtaTATAGACatgtatttatgaaatataatcactcttagttatagaacacttacccaattcaaaagtCATGAAAAATCTCCTcggaatcgcctaaatccgagattcaaaactcaaaaatgagtaaaaatggctaacttccgattttatgtgttctgtccaggcctttccgcatttgcggacgcttgaccgcatatgcggtttcCGCTTTTGCAGAAAAGGGGCCTCTTTTGCAGGATGGGGCGCTTCTGCAGACAAGAAGCCGCTTCTATTGCTTCGCAGATGTGGCAAACATTCCGCACCTGCGCACAATGCCCAACCCCTTCCCTTCCCTTTCGCATCCGCGGTCTAAAATCTGCAGGTGTGATTagaccagaaggccaaaatttcagatttttccttaagtccaaattttgatgcGCTGACCATCTGGAATTCACCCGacgcccccgagacctcaacaaaatataccaacaagttctaaaacataacacggacttactcggggtatcaaatcacatcaaacaacatcgaaattgcaattcacacctcgattcgaacttttgagtttcaaacttttcaatttacaaaacttgtgccgaaacatgttaaatgaatccggaatgatttcacatttggcacataagtcataaatgacataacagagctattccaattttcggaatcggattctgaccccgatatcaaaaagtcaaatacgtggtcaaactttagaaatctttagcctttaaattattaatttccgttaaatggtcataacatgagctagggacctccaaataaaattccgggcatacgcccaagtcccaaataatgatacgaacctaccaaaactgtcaaaatactgatctggatccgtttgctaaaaatgttgaccaaagtcaacctaATTAAGTTTTAatgctctatttcacattttaatccatttttcacgtaaaaaccttccgaaaaaattatacggactgtgcacgcaagtcgaggaataataaataatgCTTCTCGGGGTTTAGATCATagaattaataattaaatttaaaaatgaccttttgggtcatcacaatttggCTCCTGACCAAAAGCCAACTGTAATGGGGGGACTTCATGATAACTGGTTGGCCTTATGCGCACAAGTGTTGCTGCATGTAAAATAGCATGGCCCTACACTGAAAGGGGAAGTTTTGTCCTCATTAGCAATGGTCTAGCTATTAATTGGAGGCGTTTAATCAATGATTCTGCTAGACCATTTTGAGTATAAACATGAGCAACTGGATGCTCAATGCTTATTCCAATGGCCATACAATAATCTGTAAAGGCCCGAGATGTAAATTCACtagcattatcaagacgaattgtcttaattgcataatctAGAAATTATGCTCTTAACCTTATTATTTGGGCCAACAATCTCGCAAATGCCATATTACGAGTGGACAAtaagcacacatgtgaccatcttgtagatgcatctatccaGACCATAAAATACTTGAATGATCCATATGCAGGATGTATAGGCCCACATATATCACCCTGTATACGTTCCAGAAATACAGGAGATTCAATCCCAACTTTAGCTGCTGATGGTTTAATAACCAATTTTCCTTGAGAacaagcagcacaagagaattccttAAATTGAAGAATCTTCTTGTTCTTCAATGTGTGCCCATTTGAATTCTCTATTATTATGCGCATCATGTTAGAACCGGGATggcccaaccggtcatgccaaatgataaaatcattagAAGTAGTAAACCTTTTAtttactatggcatgtgattCAACCACACCAATGTTTGTGTGGTACAATCCAGAAGAAAATGCGGGTACATTTTTTGAGAACACATTTTTCCCTGcttttattgtagtaatataaaggtaTTCAATCTTTCCTTTGTTAGAGGTCTCAACATCGTAGCCATTTTGGCGAATAGCtttgaaactcaacaagtttccttgagacttactacaatacaATGCATTATTAATAGTTAATATCGTTTCTCCAGGTAGTAATAAGGGCGCTCTTCCAGAGCCCTCAATTAACTTTGTACTACCAGATATTGTATTAACATAGGCCTTTTTCATAACCAAATAATAGAAAAATTTCTTTTCTCTTAATATTGTGTAAGTTTgctgagggtctttcggaaacagcctctctactccttcagggtaggggtaaggtctgcatacacactaccctccctataccccattagtgggattttactgggttgttgttgttgttgttgttaatattGTGTGAGTCATAGCACTATCCAAAAAGTCATAAATCTTAATTACTCGTCTTGGATCCAATTGAAGACTgaggaattttatttttttcataaaaaaataaaagtacacCATGAGAAATACATAAAAAAtaacaacaccaacaacaacatAAGATAACTTAAGTACTACTTGAAAACAAAAACAACTTTAGAACGTGACAAAAAAACActgaaataaaaataacaacataATTGCATTCCCCAGTAAAATGATCAAACTTTAGTTTTGATCTCCGAAGAAGTCTTCAACTTCCAAACGATTAAGATCATCGAGGCCTTCAAAATCATCATCGTTCAAAGAAAGATTTGCCTCGGTATTGTCATCATTTTTGTTTGAAGGTCGTGCCTCAAAATCATTTTTAAAGGTCAAGTGAGATTCCACTGGGGCATCAGTGGAAGATGCTCCAACACTATTTGCCTTCTTTTGATGGATTTTTGATAAATCCTGACAAAATGCCTAGATGCACGACATTCAATTTTCTAATGACCTTTCATTCCACAGCGGTGGCAGTTACCTTTTTCCTCTTGAAGGATTGGTTTGAGAACCCATATTGTTCTCTCATTTTCCCTGACCACCACGATGATGATTATTATATCGTCTCTTGCCATTGCCATGCCCACGTACTTTCATATGGCCATGATAATTATTCTGTCTTTTTACAGACTTATCATGTCTCGCTACCATATTTGCTTCAGGAAGCGGAGTTAAATTTGtgggacgggcttcatgattGTTCAGCAAAAGGGTATTATGTTACTCAGCTACCAGAAGGAATGAGATCAattcagaatactttttaaaaTCCCTTTCATGGTATTGCTGTTGTAATACCATATTTGAGGCATGAAAAGTTGTAAGAGTCTTTTCCAACAAATCCTCACCATTCATAACATCCCCACATAATTTCAATTGGGAAGTTATTCAAAATAGAGCAGAGTTATACTCACTTAAGGTCTTAAAATCTTGCAACCGTAAGTGCATCCACTcatattgacttgcgtgcgtggtttaATTCAGCTACAggatgattcagagtcaaatcaGAAGAAGGAagcaagttttggaagcttaagcggtaagagttaaCTAgaattttgacttttgtgtaaacggctcTGTAATGGGTTTTGGATGATTGCAACatcttcatatggtgattttggacttaggagtgtgttcggactgTGAATCTGTGGTCTgcagctgatttaggcttgaaatggcgaaagttgaattttgggagattttgaccggaagtgaactttttgatatcgatctGTTTtggtaagtatcctgcctaactttgtgtgggggaaactactccttaggatttgagtcttctatgctaattgtagtccgtttacgcgaggtgacgagtacgtgctcagatttatttgtggaaaattagccttttagggttcttagccccttgtattcactgaatatgttgttgttcttgttatgattacatttcttaattactagtttcacttctacctgctttTATTAGAATttattgcttcatgatccactcttgttgttcacttgatttatatgtgccttaactgaaattgttatctcttatATTACCATGTTGTCTTTTctctaactgcttatctttatttgaagttataattatctcttctgtaattgttaaTCCTTAATTGaagctatgattatctttctgctgcttatcccaaattgaatttgttgtatctctttcttaattgcccaaccttaaaagaagttagatatcttatattttagttgacttgtccttatttggacttattcgccttgtgttagctccctcgttgttgAACTATACATTGTGGaacgttgttacataatatttcctttcttgttgagttgttcttattatgactagcattctctattgtggctactccttgtgaattaattcctccgttcctttgagttctggaatttctgagttgacttatttgtcgtacccttgtattacttatacctgtggcggcgtgccacccgatccacacatactaatctaaagaaaacacacatcgagctgTAATGCCTATACTCACGAAATgctcgaatatcaaccataagcacgccaagtgcataatacaaatcttggGGAGACGGGTAACGTCATATGCTATAAAACTCAagaacaactaaggtgcgatatatgatctgcattccgagagccatcttgctcacataataccacaaactatacAGGATCTAAAAACaagtgtgaataatcaagctgtctcacaacccacatggcacaatagagtattacatgaaatagctgacgaCAAAAATAGCATCCAAGGCCCGAAGCCCcctccgaaaacaacgctatgtTTAGATGAACACAtctggcctgatatagagcccacattcacatttagatccatccacggaccacaaaccgattctgatcatactatgcttggctaaatagcctctcaaggacccacaatgacctattcatgacacataagaatagttGTCAAATACGAAACAAACGCACATGGTCCACagcccaaggaatagaatgcctctcaggCAAAAACTCTTGCACTTGCGATATTACCATGACCTCTATATTCGATCACAATCTTTAACATCAAGTGactgacatgtcacacttatacaaatctccccatGGGGTATGATCCCATGACCATTCCGCTCAGGTAGCAAGGTccacacatccataccaccaaccattCTAATTCTATAGAGTGAGTCAAAAATCTGCAAGTCAACACATAAGGCCTCTTCCACATGACACTGATcacaggtgacgctaaagacaatatgTCAAATACAAAACGAACTCACATGGTCCACagcccaaggaatagaatgcctctcaggcataaactcttgCACTTGCGATATTATCATGACCTCCATATTCgatctcaatctttaacaatcaagtgactgacatatcacacttatacaaatctccccatAGGGCATGCTCCCACGACCATTCCGCTCACGTAGCaaggtccgcacatccataccaccaaccgttctaATTCTGTAGAGTGAGTCAAAAATCTGCAAGTCAACACATAAGGCCTCTTCCacatgacaccgatctcaggtgacgctaaagacaataccagcttactctaaatagctgaattctcccctgctcatccgagctcttgacattcttgtcaacaccaaaccgcaaccttgatgCTCAGCTTCCAATTTCTCATGCCgttcactgcacctaacatgccaatacgcgagagtaccagaattcaataagaacccctgatccactaatagaataaatacttcatcatatagaaaacCTTTACTTAGCTCagttcagaagaaccaatgcaacacccAACTAAATTCTAAAACCACtggaaaatacaaacctcgagtagtggtctaaaccaccataattctttcGGGTTCCAtgtacacataacaggccataatactcgaatgccaccaaataaaatcaattacggcggacgtcaagcctcgcacgtacctccacaaatcacatgtataactcacCATgctaaaggaactgatcattgccaccatcatccCAGTTCAACCATTGCTAAGCGAACCGACTTCCCCTAATTTACTCGGAACtcgccttagaaataataatagatcCATTCAAAATATCATGAACCCAATtacgcactcatcctgagtgaccttattttaggagaccacattgtctccaaaacccacgaaccatcacatACTTTACTTGTGttcatattcgcatcttcaacgggtacacccattctgataattcttcCATGAACCCGAAGTAATTTTCTCCAATTCCTCCAATGTCATGCCGCAGACCAAAGATAACGTAGAATACTCCAAGCCActttttcataatccactgccaaagctcgatacttaaccataccacggactcgaaatccttaggca carries:
- the LOC138903797 gene encoding uncharacterized protein; this encodes MDALTYHIQGEVPWCMLFADDIVLIDEMRGGVNEGLEAWRRTLESKGFKLSRTKIEYVEFKFSGVPGEADIEVRLDSQVIPQKGSFKYLGSIMQGDGDIDEDVMHRIGVGLMKWRLASGVLYDR